TTATCGACCAACGTTCGCTCATCATCCCTCTTGATACTCATGTCATACAGCAGTCTCTGCAATTAGGTCTCATCACAAGCAAGACTGCTTCTATGTCGGTTGCACGAAAACTAACCGATAAACTGTTAGAAATCTTCCCTAATGACCCTCTAAAAGCTGATTTTGCCCTCTTTGGATATGGAGTAAACCAGAAATAGAACAATCATCCTAATTTGATGACAGGCTCAAAGGATGAGTAAGGTTCTTCCGAAATATGGAGTACTCAACAAAAAGTCTTATATAATAGGCACACGGAGTCACGGAGGGGACGGAGGTAAACGCTATATCACGGAGGTGCTGACAGCACAAAGAGCAACTGAGGTATAGCGTACAGATTCTTAATAACTTTTGGAATAAATGCTTTGGGCATAAAGTTACTAAAAAAGTGTGCAAACAAGCTCCATCGCTCTATGCACCGACGGTGCCTCCGTGACTTCCATTGCTTTGTTTTAATAATCCTCCGTCCTCTCCGTGCCTCCGTGTGACTTTTCGTCAGAAACCTAACCTTAAGTGGCAAACCTTATCATTCCAAAATCCTGAAACCCTAAAGTAAGAACTCGTATTCTTTATTAGCTTTGTAATAAAAATTCAAAGACTCAGAAATTAAAGAGGCTTAATTGGACGCTAACTAAGGCTTAATAGCCTTGCAAAAGGTGCCCTTTTGAGGTCTAACTAACGCCCTTTTGAACCCTTATTAAGCACCTTTTAAAACGCGATTCCATATAACACTGATTTTAAGATAGTTACAAAAGCTGAAGTAATGGGCATTTTTTCTTGAATATCAGACTTCCTTTACGTTCTTTTTGTAAAGTTATTTCACACCCTCTGAATACAAAAACCGGTTTTCGAAAAGGAAAGAAGGGAGTATAAACAAGCGAAAGACGGTACTTAAAAACAAAGAAAAACAAAAATCCCGACTACGTTATAAACGCAGACGGGACCTTGTTACTACTCTCAAATTTCTAAATTACTTTCTTAATTAGGCAGCGATGTGATTATTCAAGTTAACTGCCTTTGCTACTAATGCTGCAACTACTACAGCTGATAATACTACTGAAATCATAATCTTTTTACCTTTAATGGGGAACCTTTTTCCCCCTGTTCATTAATATGTTATCCTTTAATTACGAGTGCAAAGTTAGGCAAAAACAAAACATCCAACAAAAGATACAAACAATAAACTTAGGAATCTACCTTTTAATTAGCCTGTATCAAGTCAATTGACGTAAATCAAAGAAATATCACTTGCTTTTCTCAATTATTTAAACTAACTTTGCCAGCCGCAAGCAAAAAGGCACGAAAAGAATGGAGAAAAATCAAGAATTACGCAATGCGTGGGACTTTGTAGAACACACTGGAATAAGTATTTTTCTCACAGGAAAGGCTGGAACAGGTAAAACCACCTTCCTTCGGACACTCAAGGAACGCAGCAATAAAAGAAATATTATTGTTGCTCCTACTGGCGTGGCTGCTATCAATGCGGGCGGTATGACGATTCATTCTTTCTTCCAGTTGCCCCTCTCGCCTTTCGTACCCAATACTAACATCAAGAATCGATTTGATTATAGCAAAGAGAAACGCAAGATTATGCGTACTCTCGACTTGCTTATCATTGACGAGATTAGTATGGTACGAGCTGATGTTCTTGATGCAATTGACTCCGTTTTACGTCGTTTTCGTGAGCCAGATAAGCCCTTTGGTGGTGTACAACTCCTGATGATAGGCGACTTACAACAGCTTACTCCCGTTGTAACTCCTGAAGAAGAGGAACTATTACGACAGTATTATGACACTCCTTATTTCTTTGGTTCAAAGGCATTACGCAGCATTAGCTATGTAACTATTGAGCTAACCCACGTCTATCGACAGCAAGATGCGACCTTCATCACCTTACTTAATAATATAAGAGAGGGAAAAGTTTCTGCAGATGACCTCCAGCGCCTCAACGAAAGATATGATCCAACGTTCCAACCAAAGGAGGGTAGTGATTATATTCGATTGACAACACATAACAGACTGGCGGAAAGCTATAACGAAGACCAACTTCGTAAACATCCCGCAAAAGCTTATACCTTTAGCGCAGAAACCGATGGTAACTTCCCTGAATACAACTACCCAACGGACTTCAACCTTACGCTGAAGACGGGTGCGCAGGTGATGTTCATACGTAATGATAACAATGGACGTTACTATAATGGGCGTATTGGACACATCACCCATGTTGATAACGAGAAGATATACGTTCTTTGCCCTGGAGAGGATGAGGAATTTGAGGTTGAAGTTGAGACATGGGAGAACACTAAATACACCTTAAACGAGAAAACAAAACAAATAGAAGCAGAGGTGCAGGGGACTTTTAGGCAGTATCCACTGCGTCTGGCGTGGGCTATCACGATACATAAAAGCCAAGGACTTACCTTTGAACATGCTATTATAGATGCGCAAGCATCCTTTGCTTCGGGACAGGTTTATGTTGCATTAAGTCGTTGTAAGACCTTAGAAGGTTTGGTTTTGGCATCTCCGATTGGTAATACTGCGATTATAAATGATAACCGTGTAAGTGAGTATATCTCACATCAAACAGAAGAAGCTGAAAAGAGTATCTCCGCTTTACCTGCCTTGAAAGAAGAATACCATCGCCAATTACTTATCGAATTATTCAATTTCAACGAGATAAAAACCTACGAAACGGCTCTCTTTAGGGTATTAACAGAGTTCTTCTTCAAGTTTACAAAGATAAATGCACTGCATAAGATGGCGCTTACTGACTTAGAGTCACGCATCATTCAAGTATCGATGAAATGGGAGAATCTTATCAAAAAGATGACAACCGAGCAGCTTCACGAAGAGGATTTCAAGGAGAGAATAAAGAAAGGAGCGCTCTACTTCCATAGTGAGTTGACCGAAATCTTCAGTAGAATGATAGAGTTGACCAAGGAAGTACAGACAAATAATAAAATAGGTGCTAAACGTTTTGACAACGCTTACACTGAACTTAAACAGACTTATCTGGCAAAGCATGATCTGTTAGAAAGCATAATGGAAGATGGTTTCTCGATTACTACCTACCTCACAGCAAAGCAAGAGGCTATTCTCAATAGTATTTCCGATGGAAACGAGAGAAAAAGAAGAAAGAGAAAAGAAGATAAAGACAAACCTAAAGAGAAGAAAATAAGCACTTCTGAACAGACATATAACCTCTTCAAAACTGGAAAAAGCGTTGAAGAGATTGCCAAAGAGCGAGGGTTAACAGAAGGTACAATCCAAGGACATCTCGTATCTTACATCCTAAATGGAGACATAAAGCTTGAAGAAGTGATTGATGAAAAGAAAATAAATATCATCAAGCGGATAATTAAAGCTGTTGGAACAGAGAGCGGAATGAACCCTATTAAGGAGTTATGCCCTTCAGATATAACCTATAATGACATACGATTAATTATGAAAACAATGGTAACTTAAAGACTAAACAAAACCTTTACAATCTTATAAAAAGAGGGATTACCATGCTTCTCAAGGTAATCAAACTATCAAAAAACGTCAAAAAAGAAGACCTAACAAAATAAATCAACCTCTGAGACGTTGTCATACAACATAAAATCCCAGCAAAGACCGTACTAAAAAGGAAAGAGTGAGGTTTTCTGAGATTATTTTATTATCTTTGTATTAGACAACAACACAAATATATCATGATACTAAGTTATGCAACCTCATTGGCAGCTATAATTGCTTCGGCTATATGCTTTGCCATCATTGCATTGATGTATTGGAAGTCACCAAGTGGTCCACTCACTTTTAAGCGTAGAATAATTATATTGGACTATGCCCTTCTTCTTCTATATCTTTGCTGTCATTTTATTCGGAGTGAGAACGATGAGACCGAAATATTATGTGTTCCATCGATATTATCATTATACCTTCTCTGGGAGTCTTTCCTTATCACATGCACGACATTCAGCAATGGAAAGATTTACAAGAATACGTATGCTCTGTTATTCTATAACCTCCTACCGCTATCACTACTTGTCCCACAGATGATATATGCAGCGAACGGAGACATTCATCATTACCAGAATTACAGTCAACTACAGGCTGATCTCCAGCAAACGATGCCAATACAAGCATTAATGCGTATTATCTTTTCAGCAGGTATCCTCTTCTGCAAGCTATTGATGATTATAGAGATTGTAACACAACAGATTAAGTATAAGCATCAAATTATCGATGAAAATGGAGATCTTAGAGGTATAGCACGACGCAACAAACTCTATTTAGGGACGGGAATACTCCTCATAATGATAACGATAGGACAGCTTGTTCCGTCTACAATTTACCATGCCTTATTAAAGATTTGTATCATATTTACTGTCATAGCAATCACACGTTTTTACGTGAATCTACATAAACACATTATGATTTTGGAGTCAAACAACTATAACAAAGGCAACTCTATTAAAGAGAAAATAGACAAGTGGCTTCATCAGGACCCATTCCCATTGGCTGATACAGAGCTTACAATGGAGAAGACGGCAGCATCTATAGGAATACAGACCGTAGCCCTCTCCTACTATATCTATGAGTTTGCGGGTAAGACATTCCTATCTTGGCAAAGCGAATGTCGTATGATTCATTGCCGCGAGTTACTCAAAAACGATGACAAAAACATCTCAGAAATCGCATACGAATGTGGTTATAGCGACCTTGCGGCTATGAGTAAAGCCTTCAAAAAGAGGTTCGGAGTAGCTCCAACCATTTATAGGAAGAGGCTTAGCGACACTAAAAGACCTCAAAACACAGAATCGCTTGAAGATGAAGTTTAATCGATGAAATGGGCGAAAAATGACGTTTTAAAAGGGTATAAA
The Prevotella melaninogenica DNA segment above includes these coding regions:
- a CDS encoding helix-turn-helix domain-containing protein; the protein is MEKNQELRNAWDFVEHTGISIFLTGKAGTGKTTFLRTLKERSNKRNIIVAPTGVAAINAGGMTIHSFFQLPLSPFVPNTNIKNRFDYSKEKRKIMRTLDLLIIDEISMVRADVLDAIDSVLRRFREPDKPFGGVQLLMIGDLQQLTPVVTPEEEELLRQYYDTPYFFGSKALRSISYVTIELTHVYRQQDATFITLLNNIREGKVSADDLQRLNERYDPTFQPKEGSDYIRLTTHNRLAESYNEDQLRKHPAKAYTFSAETDGNFPEYNYPTDFNLTLKTGAQVMFIRNDNNGRYYNGRIGHITHVDNEKIYVLCPGEDEEFEVEVETWENTKYTLNEKTKQIEAEVQGTFRQYPLRLAWAITIHKSQGLTFEHAIIDAQASFASGQVYVALSRCKTLEGLVLASPIGNTAIINDNRVSEYISHQTEEAEKSISALPALKEEYHRQLLIELFNFNEIKTYETALFRVLTEFFFKFTKINALHKMALTDLESRIIQVSMKWENLIKKMTTEQLHEEDFKERIKKGALYFHSELTEIFSRMIELTKEVQTNNKIGAKRFDNAYTELKQTYLAKHDLLESIMEDGFSITTYLTAKQEAILNSISDGNERKRRKRKEDKDKPKEKKISTSEQTYNLFKTGKSVEEIAKERGLTEGTIQGHLVSYILNGDIKLEEVIDEKKINIIKRIIKAVGTESGMNPIKELCPSDITYNDIRLIMKTMVT
- a CDS encoding helix-turn-helix domain-containing protein translates to MILSYATSLAAIIASAICFAIIALMYWKSPSGPLTFKRRIIILDYALLLLYLCCHFIRSENDETEILCVPSILSLYLLWESFLITCTTFSNGKIYKNTYALLFYNLLPLSLLVPQMIYAANGDIHHYQNYSQLQADLQQTMPIQALMRIIFSAGILFCKLLMIIEIVTQQIKYKHQIIDENGDLRGIARRNKLYLGTGILLIMITIGQLVPSTIYHALLKICIIFTVIAITRFYVNLHKHIMILESNNYNKGNSIKEKIDKWLHQDPFPLADTELTMEKTAASIGIQTVALSYYIYEFAGKTFLSWQSECRMIHCRELLKNDDKNISEIAYECGYSDLAAMSKAFKKRFGVAPTIYRKRLSDTKRPQNTESLEDEV